In the genome of Chryseobacterium arthrosphaerae, one region contains:
- a CDS encoding PD-(D/E)XK nuclease family protein, with product MKFLNKIIHELLAQDTDLSAFNIVLPGKRPIVFIRQILEENNYSGFLPNFFTIEELINKIADKQPIQGIPLWLFSFDVYRSLNLIPRDDFSDFLKWFPTLQKDWDDILKFSDSDQAVLQYMFDEERIKEWAQNLGEDDDVPRKKFLNFWQNMNVFLPELKSRLQEKNWATSGMIHETAKASIGDFAQNTTEQFVFCGFNAFTPVEEKLVRSLLQWNKAQCFFQADRYYFDDERQEAGKFLRNHKMWKEFDDNRAFQWIEDDFNQPKNIKVYEVSGNVTQTKVLPEIFKEINNKTYSNTAVVLLDENLLPASLDVMHGVENLNITMGFPLKNLSFSNAVKRLFYLQKQLEKNKSSYYYRDIFPILEELPKSVEDEQIINDFRAKVEERNIVYISRKLLQELLNGLSYANLLEKAVSTNAYLDMLISFCQQVKWLDIDDIQYENVSHFENAFRIIKNQLTPYNIEIRMETLEILINQHINSESIDFQGEPLRGLQIMGLLETRLLNFENVIMLSVNEGKLPLGNSQNTYIPFDIRRFFDLHTFLENDSIYAYHFYRLIQDARNVHLLYNALSSGVNTGEKSRFITQIEMESSHQIEHLIIENSSEPIATQPIEIPKTHIVQERLLKWKEKVSASHLTSYLYNPIDFYLSKILNTSETDEIEEELSVKNYGNLVHYSLQEVYEVLKGKVLKESDLNNSIKAIDQYINIAIEKLKHQPEFYEKGMNYIHKAIAKKVIENVLNHDLELIKQGNKLEIIDIERRFENVEFYLDGNDKISFFGFIDRIDKLNGTLRIIDYKTAKIKNLNVKIDEENVDRYFHNSERKQALQLCIYHYVVQHLPEFWGFPIETGIWSFADARKGMVSLQFDKGDIDDAMKSVKSLILEILNPDINFVETVKAY from the coding sequence GCCCAATTTCTTTACCATAGAGGAACTGATTAATAAAATTGCAGATAAACAGCCTATCCAGGGGATTCCACTATGGCTTTTCTCATTTGATGTGTACAGGAGTCTGAACCTTATTCCAAGAGATGATTTTTCGGATTTCCTGAAGTGGTTTCCAACCCTGCAGAAAGACTGGGATGATATTCTGAAATTTTCAGACAGTGACCAGGCAGTTCTGCAGTACATGTTTGATGAGGAAAGGATCAAGGAATGGGCTCAGAACCTTGGTGAAGATGATGATGTCCCAAGAAAGAAGTTCCTTAATTTCTGGCAGAATATGAACGTTTTCCTTCCGGAACTCAAAAGCCGGTTACAGGAAAAGAACTGGGCTACCTCCGGAATGATCCATGAAACAGCTAAAGCCAGCATCGGTGATTTTGCCCAAAATACTACCGAGCAGTTTGTTTTCTGTGGTTTCAATGCCTTTACGCCGGTTGAGGAAAAGCTTGTAAGAAGTCTTTTGCAGTGGAATAAAGCGCAGTGTTTCTTTCAGGCAGACCGTTATTATTTTGATGATGAAAGACAGGAAGCCGGGAAATTCCTCAGAAATCATAAAATGTGGAAAGAGTTCGACGATAACAGAGCTTTCCAGTGGATTGAAGATGACTTTAACCAACCTAAGAATATCAAAGTATATGAAGTTTCCGGAAATGTAACCCAAACTAAGGTACTGCCGGAAATATTCAAAGAGATCAACAATAAAACCTATTCCAATACTGCTGTGGTGCTGCTGGATGAAAATCTTCTTCCTGCAAGCCTTGATGTAATGCACGGGGTGGAAAACCTGAATATTACAATGGGGTTTCCGTTGAAAAACCTGTCTTTCTCCAACGCTGTGAAAAGACTCTTTTATCTGCAGAAACAGCTCGAAAAAAATAAATCATCTTACTATTACAGGGATATTTTTCCTATTCTGGAAGAACTTCCCAAGTCGGTGGAGGATGAGCAGATCATCAATGATTTCAGGGCGAAAGTAGAAGAACGGAATATTGTCTATATTTCAAGAAAGCTTCTACAGGAACTTTTGAACGGACTTTCTTATGCAAACCTGCTTGAAAAGGCCGTAAGTACCAATGCTTACCTGGATATGCTGATCTCATTCTGCCAGCAGGTAAAATGGCTGGATATAGACGATATTCAGTACGAGAATGTCTCTCATTTTGAGAATGCTTTCAGGATCATCAAAAACCAGCTGACGCCGTACAATATCGAGATCAGAATGGAAACGCTGGAGATTCTGATCAATCAGCATATCAATTCCGAGAGTATAGACTTTCAGGGGGAACCTTTAAGAGGATTGCAGATCATGGGGCTGCTGGAAACCCGTCTTCTGAATTTTGAGAACGTGATCATGCTTTCTGTAAACGAAGGGAAACTGCCATTGGGAAATTCCCAGAATACCTACATTCCGTTTGATATCCGACGCTTTTTTGACCTTCATACTTTCCTGGAAAATGACAGTATTTATGCCTATCACTTTTACAGGCTGATCCAGGATGCCCGGAATGTGCATTTGCTCTATAATGCATTAAGCTCAGGGGTCAATACCGGTGAGAAAAGCCGTTTTATTACCCAGATTGAAATGGAGAGTTCCCATCAGATCGAACACCTGATCATCGAGAATTCTTCCGAGCCTATTGCAACCCAACCTATTGAAATTCCAAAGACGCACATTGTACAGGAGCGACTTCTGAAATGGAAAGAAAAAGTATCCGCTTCACACCTTACAAGTTATCTTTATAATCCGATAGATTTCTATTTGTCAAAGATTCTGAACACTTCGGAAACGGATGAGATCGAAGAGGAATTGTCTGTGAAGAATTACGGAAACCTTGTCCATTATTCACTTCAAGAAGTATATGAAGTTCTGAAAGGTAAGGTATTAAAAGAAAGTGATTTAAATAATTCAATTAAAGCGATAGATCAATATATAAACATCGCTATCGAGAAGCTTAAACATCAGCCTGAGTTCTACGAAAAGGGGATGAATTACATCCATAAAGCGATTGCTAAAAAGGTGATCGAAAACGTTCTCAACCATGACCTTGAACTGATAAAGCAAGGGAATAAGCTGGAGATTATTGACATTGAAAGAAGGTTTGAAAATGTGGAATTCTACCTTGACGGAAATGATAAAATTTCCTTCTTCGGATTTATAGACAGAATTGATAAACTGAACGGAACTTTAAGAATCATTGATTATAAAACGGCAAAGATCAAAAACCTTAACGTAAAAATTGATGAAGAAAACGTTGACCGGTATTTCCACAACAGTGAAAGAAAACAGGCGCTGCAGCTTTGTATTTACCACTATGTAGTACAGCACCTTCCTGAGTTCTGGGGATTTCCGATAGAAACCGGGATCTGGAGTTTTGCCGATGCCAGGAAAGGTATGGTTTCCCTGCAGTTTGATAAGGGAGATATTGATGATGCCATGAAATCTGTAAAAAGTCTTATCCTTGAAATTCTGAATCCGGATATCAATTTTGTGGAGACGGTAAAAGCATATTAA